From the Leifsonia sp. AG29 genome, one window contains:
- a CDS encoding MDR family MFS transporter encodes MPLSRLKLRLLVSSLLAVSFLGALDNTIVSTALATVAGRLGALEHMGWIVVGYTLASTVLLPVLGKLGDIVGPRAVFLVSLIVFVLASVACGFATSMGWLIASRGVQGMSSAGLQLMPQTIIAHTTTPRERPKYLALIGAAFPVAILIGPVLGGLITDFWGWQWVFWVNAPVGIAAFVLAAIAVPHVEGQPTGRFDLAGAALLAVTLVSLVLGVTWVGDAALGGAATALFATAAAAAAVFVVVELRAEHPLVPFRLFADRTMAAGMAVSAVVGIGLFSITAYLPTYFQLAYRVSVTVSGVVPIATVFGMLVGNLASGWLASRTGRYRVFPVLGTAIGAAGLTVMAFLPAFLPLWVPTAVMAVVGLGTGCFMSLIVAVVQSAAPRRETGTVTATVNLVRQVGATVTTALIGGVIAAGVAALLPASLNPRTLTPSAVHALQPQLQLQVAGIYHDVFAPVFAGLAITYAVGLVASLLLPPGRLSDEATTPPASADLDPAVATASAVGGIGTPTSPTRTIRPEGETP; translated from the coding sequence ATGCCGCTCTCACGACTCAAGCTCCGCCTCCTCGTCTCGTCCCTCCTCGCGGTGTCGTTCCTCGGCGCGCTCGACAACACCATCGTCAGCACAGCCCTTGCGACGGTCGCCGGGCGGCTCGGCGCCCTCGAGCACATGGGGTGGATCGTGGTCGGCTACACGCTCGCCAGCACCGTGCTCCTGCCGGTGCTCGGCAAACTCGGCGACATCGTCGGTCCGCGCGCGGTCTTCCTCGTCTCGCTGATCGTCTTCGTCCTGGCCTCGGTCGCCTGTGGATTCGCGACGAGCATGGGGTGGCTGATCGCCTCCCGCGGGGTGCAGGGCATGAGCTCCGCGGGCCTCCAGCTGATGCCGCAGACGATCATCGCGCACACCACGACCCCGCGTGAGCGGCCCAAGTACCTCGCCCTGATCGGCGCGGCTTTCCCCGTGGCGATCCTCATCGGCCCGGTGCTCGGCGGCCTGATCACCGACTTCTGGGGCTGGCAGTGGGTCTTCTGGGTCAACGCCCCGGTCGGGATCGCCGCGTTCGTCCTCGCCGCGATCGCTGTTCCGCACGTGGAGGGACAACCGACCGGGCGCTTCGACCTCGCGGGCGCGGCGCTCCTCGCGGTCACGCTGGTTTCGCTCGTGCTCGGCGTGACCTGGGTCGGCGATGCGGCACTGGGAGGCGCGGCCACGGCCCTCTTCGCGACTGCGGCCGCAGCGGCTGCCGTGTTCGTCGTCGTGGAGCTGCGGGCGGAGCACCCCCTCGTGCCGTTCCGCCTCTTCGCCGACCGCACCATGGCCGCGGGCATGGCGGTCTCGGCGGTCGTCGGCATCGGGCTGTTCTCGATCACGGCGTACCTTCCGACGTACTTCCAGCTCGCCTACCGCGTGAGTGTCACAGTGTCGGGCGTGGTCCCGATCGCTACCGTGTTCGGCATGCTCGTCGGCAACCTGGCGTCCGGCTGGCTCGCGAGCCGCACCGGCCGGTATCGCGTCTTTCCTGTGCTCGGCACGGCGATCGGCGCTGCCGGGCTGACGGTGATGGCGTTCCTCCCCGCGTTCCTCCCGCTGTGGGTGCCGACCGCGGTCATGGCCGTCGTGGGGCTTGGCACGGGGTGCTTCATGAGCCTCATCGTCGCCGTGGTTCAGAGCGCGGCTCCCCGGCGCGAGACCGGGACGGTCACCGCGACCGTCAACCTGGTCCGGCAGGTCGGGGCGACGGTGACGACGGCGCTGATCGGCGGGGTGATCGCGGCCGGCGTCGCCGCGCTGCTCCCCGCGTCGCTCAACCCGCGCACGCTGACGCCGTCGGCCGTGCACGCCCTCCAGCCCCAGCTGCAGCTACAAGTCGCGGGCATCTACCACGACGTGTTCGCTCCCGTCTTCGCGGGCCTGGCGATCACTTACGCGGTCGGGCTCGTCGCTTCGCTGCTGCTTCCGCCGGGGCGCCTCAGCGATGAGGCGACCACGCCGCCGGCCTCCGCCGACCTCGACCCGGCAGTGGCCACGGCGTCCGCCGTCGGCGGGATCGGCACCCCGACGTCCCCGACCCGAACCATCCGTCCCGAAGGAGAGACACCATGA
- a CDS encoding type II toxin-antitoxin system TacA family antitoxin, protein MGSKTLVAAQECAVQLSVRRKEAADVAATARMEFRVSPAGRARIERAAELAGEPASTFARNAAEERAEQVLREYEATTRVPAEYFDELWDALNAPAEPNAPTQAAFERLRALARG, encoded by the coding sequence ATGGGCTCGAAGACCCTGGTCGCCGCTCAGGAGTGCGCCGTACAATTGTCCGTACGAAGGAAGGAGGCTGCTGACGTGGCTGCGACTGCGCGCATGGAATTTCGGGTCAGCCCGGCGGGCCGGGCCCGGATCGAGAGAGCGGCCGAACTCGCCGGCGAGCCGGCCTCTACTTTTGCGCGCAACGCCGCGGAGGAACGCGCCGAGCAGGTGCTCCGTGAATACGAGGCGACCACGCGAGTTCCAGCCGAGTACTTCGACGAACTTTGGGATGCGTTGAATGCTCCAGCTGAGCCCAACGCTCCGACCCAGGCCGCCTTCGAGCGACTCCGCGCCTTAGCCCGTGGCTGA
- a CDS encoding GNAT family N-acetyltransferase — MADGLPSERFEPEVHDASEFTCGVNVMDAWLRDNAADAARRRTSTTWVWADDSRVVAYYSLSGHKVARGEVPRDIGRGGPQEIPAVLIGKLALDQSRQGQGLGGLLLADALTRFLAATQIVAARLVVVDALDDDVARYYEHYGFDRVPGSLRLVRRVSSIEADFGGTLPGL, encoded by the coding sequence GTGGCTGATGGGCTGCCGTCCGAACGCTTCGAACCGGAAGTCCACGACGCTTCAGAGTTCACGTGCGGCGTGAACGTTATGGACGCGTGGCTCCGCGACAATGCCGCGGATGCCGCACGCCGTAGGACATCGACCACCTGGGTGTGGGCTGATGACAGTCGAGTCGTCGCCTATTACTCACTCTCAGGCCACAAGGTCGCGCGCGGTGAGGTTCCGCGAGACATCGGCCGCGGTGGACCGCAAGAGATCCCAGCGGTACTCATCGGCAAGCTCGCGCTCGACCAAAGTCGTCAAGGTCAGGGCCTCGGAGGGCTGCTCCTCGCAGACGCCTTGACTCGATTCCTCGCTGCTACGCAGATCGTGGCGGCCCGACTGGTTGTCGTCGATGCGCTCGACGACGACGTCGCTCGGTACTACGAGCATTACGGGTTCGACCGCGTCCCCGGCAGCCTCCGCCTGGTCCGGAGGGTCAGCAGCATTGAAGCCGACTTCGGCGGTACGCTCCCGGGCTTGTGA
- a CDS encoding iron chaperone has translation MTNAVSVYLSTIEGADRAALERVYAIALRVVPEAEEGTSYAMAALLYRGKGLIAAVQAKKFLSLYPFSGRVIAGNLDLLADFETTRGSIHFSAENQLPDPVLRRIVIARRAEIDESVR, from the coding sequence ATGACCAACGCAGTGAGCGTGTATCTGAGCACGATCGAGGGTGCCGATCGTGCCGCGCTCGAGCGCGTCTACGCGATCGCGCTTCGAGTGGTACCTGAGGCGGAGGAGGGCACCAGCTACGCCATGGCTGCCCTGCTCTACCGTGGCAAGGGCCTGATCGCAGCGGTACAGGCGAAGAAGTTCCTGTCCCTCTACCCGTTCAGCGGCCGGGTCATCGCCGGAAACCTCGACCTGCTTGCCGATTTCGAAACAACAAGGGGAAGCATCCACTTCTCCGCGGAGAATCAACTACCGGATCCCGTCTTGCGCCGCATCGTCATCGCACGACGAGCCGAGATCGACGAAAGCGTGCGATAG
- a CDS encoding HEAT repeat domain-containing protein: MVTFDDVFALAAELGANLPNPHTDVEDYYEFLLRRKAAFESYARATAELIADLRGAGVRLEGDRLSQLRLHPDHRAVPILARSLSQIHDLTVVGEVAEILSDRWAQPGGKRALIEEFARVDPDSDPGPDSRRFKLANAFARVASVDDVDALIEIVANPKNGSARKLPAEALGRFKKRRDESVPVLMELLEDRTDGVYSSAAHALGLLREPTATAPIESLLAIETESFHRPKLNMALKRIIKG; the protein is encoded by the coding sequence ATGGTGACCTTCGATGATGTGTTCGCCCTGGCGGCTGAGCTCGGGGCGAACTTACCCAACCCGCATACGGATGTGGAGGACTATTACGAGTTCCTGCTTCGGAGAAAGGCGGCGTTTGAATCGTATGCGCGTGCCACAGCCGAGCTGATCGCTGACCTGCGGGGGGCCGGGGTAAGGCTCGAGGGCGACCGACTGTCGCAGTTGAGGTTGCATCCCGATCATCGGGCTGTGCCGATTCTTGCTCGCTCGCTGTCTCAGATCCACGACCTCACTGTCGTTGGCGAGGTTGCGGAGATCTTGAGCGACCGTTGGGCGCAACCCGGCGGCAAAAGGGCGCTGATCGAGGAGTTCGCTCGCGTAGACCCGGATAGCGATCCGGGGCCGGACTCGAGACGGTTCAAGCTTGCAAACGCGTTTGCGCGGGTTGCTTCCGTGGACGATGTCGATGCTCTCATCGAGATCGTCGCCAATCCCAAGAACGGGAGCGCGCGAAAGCTTCCTGCAGAGGCGCTCGGCCGGTTTAAGAAGCGCCGAGACGAGTCCGTGCCAGTGCTGATGGAATTGCTGGAAGACCGGACCGACGGGGTGTACTCCTCGGCTGCGCACGCGTTGGGCCTCTTGCGTGAGCCGACCGCGACGGCCCCCATCGAGTCTCTGCTCGCAATCGAAACGGAATCATTCCACCGACCGAAGCTGAATATGGCGCTCAAGCGGATCATCAAAGGTTAG
- a CDS encoding fumarylacetoacetate hydrolase family protein: MRLARWTHDGATREGFVIDDRVVPFPDGVTTASVLAGGLDAARVLHERASGEGGAALADVTLLAPLVPASIRDFVAFEEHVEGVSASVDGKSEVVPEWYQAPTFYFTNPHTVLAPGETLRPPVSERLDFELELAAVIGGAGGSNLNASAAGDAIFGYTVMNDWSARDLQSREMKVRLGPSKGKDFGTSLGPWIVTADELEQYVDGEGFLAVRAEVSVNGTVIGHDLVSNMGWPFPELVAYASRNSRVVAGDVLGSGTTGNGGCLAELWGRRGALDPAPLREGDVVTMVVEGVGTLENTVGASVPAPAVAAARQRPRLRERSRVGEPLG; the protein is encoded by the coding sequence ATGAGGCTCGCACGCTGGACGCACGACGGCGCAACCCGGGAGGGGTTCGTCATCGACGACCGCGTCGTCCCGTTCCCCGATGGCGTCACGACGGCTTCCGTGCTCGCGGGCGGTCTCGATGCGGCCCGTGTTCTGCACGAGCGTGCGTCGGGTGAGGGAGGCGCGGCCCTGGCGGACGTGACCCTGCTCGCCCCGCTGGTGCCCGCCTCCATCCGCGACTTCGTCGCGTTCGAGGAGCACGTGGAGGGAGTCAGCGCGTCGGTCGACGGCAAGAGCGAGGTCGTCCCGGAGTGGTACCAGGCGCCGACCTTCTACTTCACGAACCCGCACACGGTCCTGGCTCCGGGCGAGACCCTCCGGCCGCCCGTGTCGGAGCGGCTCGACTTCGAGCTCGAGCTGGCGGCGGTGATCGGAGGGGCGGGCGGATCGAACCTCAACGCCTCCGCGGCGGGCGACGCGATCTTCGGCTACACGGTCATGAACGATTGGTCGGCTCGCGACCTGCAGTCGCGCGAGATGAAGGTCCGGCTCGGCCCCTCCAAGGGCAAGGACTTCGGCACGAGCCTCGGCCCGTGGATCGTCACGGCCGACGAGCTCGAGCAGTACGTCGACGGGGAGGGGTTCCTCGCCGTCCGCGCCGAGGTCTCGGTCAACGGCACGGTCATCGGCCACGATCTCGTCTCGAACATGGGCTGGCCCTTCCCCGAGCTCGTGGCCTACGCCTCCCGCAACTCGCGCGTGGTCGCGGGCGACGTGCTGGGCTCCGGCACGACCGGCAACGGCGGCTGCCTCGCCGAGCTCTGGGGGAGGCGCGGCGCGCTCGACCCGGCGCCGCTGCGTGAGGGCGATGTGGTGACGATGGTCGTGGAGGGCGTCGGCACGTTGGAGAACACAGTCGGTGCGTCGGTGCCCGCTCCCGCGGTCGCTGCGGCGCGTCAGCGGCCGCGACTCCGCGAGCGGTCTCGGGTCGGCGAACCGCTCGGGTGA
- a CDS encoding amidohydrolase family protein, whose protein sequence is MNAATGGVTDVHAHLLLPSLQAEVERRAPQAFAEAQALEARRNGPESLAASGRMIGERFPRLTDLGARLAAMDAQGVERQWVSPSPSHFYPWAEEQLAVWIAAEANRVTAEHVAGAPDRLTGLGLVPLQHPSRIPELLDDAVLGRGLAGVEISSFAGDVELSDPRLDPFWARAEELGAVVFLHPFGCSLDERLDRFYLSNTVGQPVENAVALSHLIFGGVLDRFPGLRLVAAHGGGYLPTAIGRSDHAWRVRPEAHGCAHEPSSYLRRIWFDTVVHDPLALRQLLAVAGASQVVMGSDFPFDMGPDDPVGFVRSVGLPREVEERILSGNAEALLAQAVRA, encoded by the coding sequence ATGAACGCCGCGACGGGAGGCGTGACCGACGTTCACGCGCACCTCCTCCTCCCCTCCCTGCAGGCCGAGGTCGAGCGCCGGGCCCCCCAGGCGTTCGCGGAGGCGCAGGCCCTAGAGGCGCGACGCAACGGACCCGAGAGCCTGGCCGCCTCGGGCCGCATGATCGGCGAGCGATTCCCGCGACTGACCGACCTCGGGGCGCGGCTTGCGGCGATGGACGCCCAGGGCGTCGAGCGCCAGTGGGTCAGTCCCTCCCCGAGTCACTTCTACCCGTGGGCCGAGGAGCAGCTCGCCGTGTGGATCGCCGCGGAGGCGAACCGCGTCACGGCCGAGCACGTCGCCGGGGCCCCCGACCGGCTGACCGGGCTGGGCCTGGTCCCGCTGCAGCATCCGTCGCGCATTCCCGAGCTGCTCGACGACGCTGTGCTCGGCCGGGGGCTCGCGGGGGTCGAGATCTCGTCGTTCGCCGGCGATGTGGAGCTCTCCGACCCGCGACTCGACCCGTTCTGGGCGCGTGCGGAGGAGCTGGGAGCCGTCGTGTTCCTCCACCCGTTCGGCTGCAGCCTCGACGAGCGGCTCGACCGCTTCTACCTCTCCAACACCGTGGGGCAGCCGGTCGAGAACGCGGTCGCTCTGTCGCACCTCATCTTCGGCGGCGTGCTCGACCGCTTCCCGGGGCTGCGGCTCGTCGCCGCACACGGAGGCGGCTACCTCCCGACCGCGATCGGGCGTTCCGACCACGCCTGGCGCGTGCGCCCGGAGGCCCACGGCTGCGCCCACGAGCCGTCGAGCTACCTGCGCCGGATCTGGTTCGACACCGTCGTCCACGACCCGCTGGCGCTCAGGCAGCTGCTGGCCGTCGCGGGTGCCTCGCAGGTCGTGATGGGGAGCGACTTCCCGTTCGACATGGGGCCCGACGACCCGGTGGGCTTCGTCCGGTCGGTCGGGTTGCCGCGCGAGGTGGAGGAGCGCATCCTGAGCGGCAACGCGGAGGCGCTGCTCGCGCAGGCGGTGCGCGCATGA
- a CDS encoding FAD-dependent monooxygenase, producing MTAVDRTAIAGSGVAAMAAAILLAEAGAQVDVFEAKPELSALGSGITLQGNALRVFDRLGVWEAVRDAGYVFEGLNLRAPGPGAPIVAELPDVKTGGPDYPAAMGMYRPDLARILFERAEQLGVRVHWGSKVTGVEQAGDVVRVEVNGEPAGEFDLLIGADGLNSTVRGLIGIETTPEPTGMGIWRSFVSRPAEVTRSELYYGGPVYIAGYTPTGEDTMYAFLVEKAQDRVGVDDDQAARIMLEESQAYQGPWEQIRSDLAAGAHVNYTWFTSHIVEAPWNRGRVVIIGDAAHSCPPTIAQGAAQALEDAFVLGELLTSRDTLDQSLWDEFHARRIPRAHAVVEASVQLGRWQIEGDRDADAPGLIFGIAHKMAEPA from the coding sequence ATGACAGCAGTCGACCGGACAGCGATCGCCGGCAGCGGCGTCGCGGCGATGGCCGCGGCGATCCTCCTCGCCGAGGCGGGCGCCCAGGTGGACGTCTTCGAGGCGAAGCCGGAGCTGAGCGCTCTCGGCTCGGGCATCACCCTGCAGGGCAACGCCTTGCGCGTCTTCGACCGCCTCGGCGTCTGGGAGGCGGTGCGCGACGCGGGCTACGTGTTCGAGGGCCTCAACCTCCGCGCGCCGGGCCCGGGTGCGCCGATCGTGGCCGAGCTGCCCGACGTCAAGACCGGGGGCCCGGACTACCCGGCGGCCATGGGCATGTACCGCCCCGACCTCGCTCGCATCCTGTTCGAGCGTGCAGAGCAGCTCGGTGTGCGCGTGCACTGGGGCAGCAAGGTGACCGGTGTCGAGCAGGCCGGCGACGTGGTGCGCGTCGAGGTCAACGGCGAGCCCGCGGGCGAGTTCGACCTCCTCATCGGCGCCGACGGCCTCAACTCGACCGTGCGCGGGCTGATCGGCATCGAGACCACCCCCGAGCCGACCGGGATGGGGATCTGGCGGTCGTTCGTCTCGCGCCCGGCCGAGGTCACCCGCAGTGAGCTCTACTACGGCGGGCCGGTCTACATCGCGGGCTATACGCCCACAGGCGAGGACACGATGTACGCCTTCCTCGTCGAGAAGGCGCAGGACCGCGTCGGCGTCGACGACGACCAGGCGGCCCGCATCATGCTCGAGGAGTCGCAGGCCTACCAGGGGCCGTGGGAGCAGATCCGTTCGGACCTCGCGGCCGGCGCGCATGTCAACTACACCTGGTTCACCTCCCACATCGTGGAGGCGCCCTGGAACCGCGGCCGCGTCGTCATCATCGGCGACGCCGCCCACAGCTGCCCGCCCACCATCGCGCAGGGAGCCGCGCAGGCCCTCGAGGACGCCTTCGTGCTCGGCGAGCTGCTGACCTCCCGCGACACGCTCGACCAGTCCCTGTGGGACGAGTTCCATGCGCGCCGCATCCCGCGGGCGCACGCGGTCGTGGAGGCGTCGGTCCAGCTCGGCCGGTGGCAGATCGAGGGCGACCGCGACGCGGACGCGCCCGGCCTGATCTTCGGCATCGCGCACAAGATGGCGGAGCCGGCATGA
- a CDS encoding cyclase family protein encodes MTDTNTRTGTGQPPTEDPSELDRTDPEAEIAARAEAYRNWGRWGDDDRLGTLNFIDDAKRAEAAALVRDGRAVSLSQSFDMNGPQKGWRRRTNPVHTMLDTGTDAERGNQGFPHGLGGADDVIAMPLQCSTQWDGLGHIFDHGRAWNGRRAGDVVTSDGDLVTGIEHAAGVIVSRGVLLDLGRHLNPETGELPDGYAITPAELRSCIEAQGASSSVGRGDIVVIRTGHLARARRDGWGDYAGGAAPGLSLTTAGWLHDTEIAAIATDTWGFEVRPNEFDVPAFQPLHQVAIPNIGLTIGELWDLEELAEACAELGRYEFLLTAAPLRITGAVGSPVNPIAVL; translated from the coding sequence ATGACGGACACCAACACCCGGACCGGTACCGGGCAGCCCCCGACAGAGGATCCGTCGGAGCTCGACCGCACCGACCCGGAGGCGGAGATCGCGGCCCGCGCGGAGGCGTACCGCAACTGGGGCCGCTGGGGCGACGACGACCGCCTCGGCACACTCAACTTCATCGACGACGCCAAGCGCGCGGAGGCGGCGGCCCTCGTCCGCGACGGTCGTGCCGTCTCGCTCTCGCAGTCGTTCGACATGAACGGCCCGCAGAAGGGCTGGCGCCGGCGCACCAACCCGGTGCACACGATGCTCGACACGGGCACCGACGCCGAGCGCGGCAACCAGGGCTTCCCGCACGGGCTGGGAGGGGCGGACGACGTCATCGCCATGCCCCTCCAGTGCTCCACCCAGTGGGACGGCCTCGGCCACATCTTCGACCACGGCCGCGCCTGGAACGGTCGTCGTGCGGGAGACGTCGTCACGAGTGACGGCGACCTCGTCACGGGCATCGAGCACGCGGCCGGGGTCATCGTCTCGCGCGGTGTGCTGCTCGACCTCGGCCGCCACCTGAACCCGGAGACGGGCGAACTGCCCGACGGCTATGCGATCACGCCCGCGGAGCTGCGCTCCTGCATCGAGGCGCAGGGCGCCTCCAGCTCTGTCGGGCGCGGCGACATCGTCGTGATCCGCACGGGCCACCTCGCCCGCGCCCGCCGCGACGGCTGGGGCGACTACGCCGGAGGCGCGGCCCCGGGCCTTTCGCTGACCACGGCCGGCTGGCTCCACGACACCGAGATCGCGGCGATCGCGACCGACACCTGGGGCTTCGAGGTCCGGCCGAACGAGTTCGACGTGCCGGCCTTCCAGCCGCTGCATCAGGTCGCGATCCCGAACATCGGGCTCACTATCGGCGAGCTGTGGGACCTGGAGGAGCTGGCCGAGGCCTGCGCGGAGCTCGGCCGGTACGAGTTCCTCCTGACCGCTGCGCCGCTGCGCATCACCGGCGCGGTCGGGTCGCCCGTCAACCCCATCGCCGTACTCTGA
- a CDS encoding fumarylacetoacetate hydrolase family protein — protein MTTDRLDAPYALARYRDGDRVQLGLVAGERIRPLGPDELGAADLNGFLAAPDWDRLASLAGGDGPWRDLAEVTLTAPVEPRQVLQTGANYREHVIQLVAAGLTQDGSRTPEEARAFAADMMDRRKAEGEPYFFIGLPACVVGDDVPLALPSYSDVHDWELELAVVIGAPAFRVSREEALDHVAGYTICNDITTRDLVFRKDMKEIGTDWYRSKNAPGFLPTGPFLVPTPFVDPSSLNLRLELNGEVMQDASTDDLLFDLPALISGASQTMPLLPGDLLLSGSPAGNGQHWKRFLRDGDVMTGSIEGLGTQVVRCVDEKKEERQR, from the coding sequence ATGACGACCGATCGACTCGACGCCCCGTACGCCCTGGCGCGCTACCGTGACGGCGACCGCGTGCAGCTCGGCCTCGTCGCCGGCGAGCGCATCCGACCGCTCGGCCCCGACGAGCTCGGCGCCGCGGACCTGAACGGGTTCCTGGCAGCACCCGACTGGGACCGTCTCGCGTCGCTTGCCGGCGGCGACGGGCCGTGGAGGGACCTGGCCGAGGTCACGTTGACCGCCCCGGTCGAGCCGCGCCAGGTTCTGCAGACCGGCGCGAACTACCGCGAGCACGTGATCCAGCTGGTCGCCGCCGGCCTGACGCAGGACGGCAGCCGGACACCCGAGGAGGCGCGCGCCTTCGCCGCCGACATGATGGACCGGCGCAAGGCCGAGGGAGAACCGTACTTCTTCATCGGGCTGCCGGCATGCGTGGTCGGCGACGACGTGCCGCTCGCGCTGCCCTCGTATAGCGACGTGCACGACTGGGAGCTGGAGCTCGCCGTCGTGATCGGAGCACCCGCCTTCCGGGTGAGCCGCGAGGAGGCGCTCGATCACGTCGCCGGCTACACCATCTGCAACGACATCACGACCCGCGACCTCGTGTTCCGCAAGGACATGAAGGAGATCGGCACCGACTGGTACCGGAGCAAGAACGCCCCCGGGTTCCTGCCGACGGGCCCCTTCCTCGTCCCCACTCCGTTCGTCGACCCGTCGAGCCTGAACCTGCGGCTCGAGCTGAACGGGGAGGTGATGCAGGACGCCTCCACCGACGACCTGCTGTTCGACCTCCCGGCGCTCATCTCGGGTGCCTCGCAGACCATGCCGCTCCTCCCTGGAGACCTGCTGCTCAGCGGCAGCCCGGCGGGCAACGGACAGCACTGGAAGCGGTTCCTGCGCGACGGCGACGTCATGACCGGCAGCATCGAGGGCCTCGGCACGCAGGTCGTGCGCTGCGTCGATGAGAAGAAGGAGGAGCGTCAGCGATGA
- a CDS encoding VOC family protein, giving the protein MIKLLSHLSYVAITSPDVEASVDFYVKQVGLTVVDRVDGRVYLRCWGDYYAYSVVVVPGDEPSLETMAWRTSSEEALTEAVSRLEAAGVEGRWVDQHKIGRAYRFVGPWGHSMTLHWDVTRHQAPGHVASIYPDRPEKRSSVAGAPRQLDHVTVATSDVDAFAKWYNDVLGFRIMARTVLDEAPISVFSVLTTNEKSHDLGVVLDGSTRAGRVNHYAFWVDTREELLIAADVLMENGIPIEYGPSIHGIGEQNFLYYREPSSLRIELNTGGYRNYVPDWEPNTWKPSLGSNNFYRNSAMPMSMTESFPPADGPSATEEGVPDEIKEALLNPYAVQGRG; this is encoded by the coding sequence ATGATCAAGCTGCTCTCCCACCTCTCGTACGTGGCCATCACATCGCCGGACGTCGAGGCCTCGGTGGACTTCTACGTCAAGCAGGTCGGGCTGACGGTCGTGGACCGTGTCGACGGCCGCGTCTACCTCCGCTGCTGGGGCGACTACTACGCGTACTCCGTCGTCGTGGTCCCCGGCGACGAGCCGTCGCTCGAGACGATGGCCTGGCGCACCTCCAGCGAGGAGGCGCTCACGGAGGCCGTGAGCCGGCTCGAGGCCGCCGGCGTGGAGGGGCGCTGGGTCGACCAGCACAAGATCGGGCGGGCGTACCGGTTCGTCGGCCCGTGGGGTCACTCGATGACCCTCCACTGGGATGTCACCCGCCACCAGGCCCCCGGGCACGTCGCCTCCATCTACCCCGACCGTCCCGAGAAGCGCAGCTCCGTCGCCGGGGCCCCGCGCCAGCTCGACCACGTCACCGTCGCGACCAGCGATGTCGACGCCTTCGCGAAGTGGTACAACGACGTCCTCGGCTTCCGCATCATGGCCCGCACGGTGCTCGACGAGGCCCCGATCTCGGTGTTCTCGGTGCTCACCACGAACGAGAAGTCTCATGACCTCGGTGTCGTCCTCGACGGCTCGACCCGCGCCGGCCGCGTGAACCACTACGCCTTCTGGGTCGACACCCGGGAGGAGCTCCTCATCGCCGCCGACGTCCTCATGGAGAACGGCATCCCGATCGAGTACGGCCCCTCGATCCACGGCATCGGCGAGCAGAACTTCCTCTACTACCGCGAGCCGTCATCCCTCCGGATCGAGCTCAACACCGGCGGCTACCGCAACTACGTGCCGGACTGGGAGCCGAACACCTGGAAGCCCTCGCTCGGATCGAACAACTTCTACCGCAACAGCGCGATGCCGATGTCGATGACGGAGTCGTTCCCGCCCGCCGACGGCCCGAGCGCCACGGAGGAGGGCGTGCCGGACGAGATCAAGGAGGCGCTGCTCAACCCGTACGCCGTCCAGGGCCGCGGCTGA